The Deinococcus roseus genome contains a region encoding:
- a CDS encoding PAS domain-containing sensor histidine kinase, which translates to MDMEGQLWVFRQQEVLQYSLSWLRWWADNPTILTHTDLMSWHTLLSAGQLAVEQDRPVSFPMLLQLPGGGRWVQCRARRLNETDWEVLSKLAPAGVMDTAYSVLYHAPVGLGVLDKALNPIETNPRLEQMLVILRTDTGAQYTFRTSCERTLNTRQDQQTILHLSDLTLTIKTFPVPLPELHVGVSIQDVTDQLRTASALQESRQSFRRLLENITDAVFAVDREHKFVYLNPPVEKLLGRSGSDMMGRHLWTEFPDLAAHPIFGQYQRSPDHTEKVAFEMHFVQQNVWMEVRAHPSREGLIVFFQDVTERHLADARLRQSEERFRSLSESNLTGVVFSRTNGKLIYINDAFCRITGYSREELFFMDWNELTPVEWEGVEAEAREHLTLYGSMQPYQKEFFHKSGDRIPVMVSPTRFTVQGEEHYAAFILDLTEIKRTEQALRDSESRLRGMIEVQKRFVSDASHELRAPLTAIQGNIELLKKYPRMPAEDKQEALDEAQREAQRLGRLVSDLLALARSDAGAQLRLGIVRLKPLIMQAWSEAHHLLRGQRLILSEIDDIELEGNADRLKQLLVILLDNAIKYTLEDGKVDLSLTRNQAHAILKVKDTGIGIAAEDLPRVFDRFYRADPSRTRDQEDPGGSGLGLSIAHWIVEQHKGHIRLESQLGVGTTVIVELPLSVHQESVRA; encoded by the coding sequence ATGGACATGGAAGGTCAACTCTGGGTGTTCAGGCAGCAGGAGGTCCTGCAGTACAGCCTGAGCTGGCTCAGGTGGTGGGCAGACAACCCCACCATCCTGACCCACACCGATCTGATGTCCTGGCACACCTTGCTGTCTGCTGGGCAACTGGCCGTGGAACAGGACCGTCCGGTGAGTTTTCCCATGCTGCTGCAACTTCCAGGAGGCGGCAGGTGGGTGCAGTGCCGGGCCAGACGCCTGAATGAAACCGACTGGGAGGTGCTCAGCAAACTGGCCCCGGCAGGCGTGATGGACACAGCCTACAGTGTGCTGTACCACGCTCCAGTGGGTCTGGGGGTGCTGGACAAAGCCCTGAACCCCATCGAGACCAATCCCCGTCTGGAACAGATGCTGGTGATCCTGCGCACCGACACCGGAGCCCAGTACACCTTCAGAACCTCCTGTGAGCGCACCCTCAACACCCGGCAGGACCAGCAGACCATCTTGCACCTCTCGGACCTGACCCTCACCATCAAAACCTTTCCGGTTCCCCTCCCTGAACTGCATGTGGGGGTGAGCATTCAGGATGTCACCGACCAGTTGCGCACCGCCTCTGCCCTGCAGGAATCCCGCCAGAGTTTCCGCAGGCTGCTGGAAAACATCACCGACGCCGTGTTTGCCGTGGACCGGGAGCACAAATTTGTGTACCTGAATCCCCCGGTGGAAAAGCTGCTGGGCCGCTCAGGATCCGACATGATGGGCCGTCATTTGTGGACCGAATTCCCAGATCTGGCCGCGCATCCCATCTTCGGTCAGTACCAGCGCTCTCCCGACCACACCGAGAAAGTGGCCTTTGAAATGCACTTTGTGCAGCAGAACGTCTGGATGGAAGTGCGGGCCCACCCTTCCCGTGAAGGCCTGATCGTGTTCTTTCAGGATGTCACCGAACGCCACCTCGCAGATGCCCGCCTCAGACAGAGTGAGGAACGTTTCCGCAGCCTCTCCGAATCCAACCTGACCGGGGTGGTGTTCAGCCGCACCAATGGCAAACTGATCTACATCAACGATGCTTTCTGCCGCATCACCGGATATTCCCGCGAAGAGCTTTTCTTCATGGACTGGAACGAGCTCACCCCTGTGGAATGGGAAGGCGTGGAAGCCGAGGCCAGAGAACACCTCACCCTGTATGGCAGCATGCAGCCCTACCAGAAGGAGTTCTTCCACAAATCAGGAGACCGCATCCCGGTGATGGTCAGCCCCACCCGTTTCACCGTGCAGGGCGAAGAACACTACGCAGCTTTCATTCTGGACCTCACCGAGATCAAACGCACCGAACAGGCCCTGAGGGACAGTGAATCCCGCCTGCGCGGCATGATCGAGGTGCAAAAACGCTTTGTCTCGGATGCCAGCCACGAACTGCGTGCGCCCCTGACCGCCATTCAGGGCAACATCGAACTGCTCAAGAAATACCCCCGCATGCCTGCCGAGGACAAGCAGGAAGCCCTGGACGAAGCACAAAGAGAAGCCCAGCGTCTGGGCCGCCTGGTGTCTGATCTGCTGGCCCTGGCCCGCAGCGACGCTGGAGCACAACTGCGCCTGGGCATCGTGCGTCTGAAACCCCTGATCATGCAGGCCTGGAGCGAAGCGCACCACCTGCTGAGAGGGCAACGCCTGATCCTCAGCGAAATCGATGACATCGAACTCGAAGGCAATGCAGACCGCCTGAAACAGCTGCTGGTGATTTTGCTGGACAATGCCATCAAATACACCCTGGAAGACGGCAAGGTGGACCTCAGCCTGACCCGCAACCAGGCCCATGCCATCCTGAAGGTCAAAGACACCGGCATTGGCATTGCTGCAGAAGACCTGCCCCGGGTGTTTGACCGTTTCTACCGTGCAGACCCCTCCAGAACCCGCGATCAGGAAGATCCAGGCGGTTCAGGACTCGGGCTGTCCATTGCCCACTGGATTGTGGAACAACACAAGGGCCACATCCGCCTGGAAAGCCAGCTGGGGGTGGGCACCACCGTGATTGTGGAATTGCCCCTGTCGGTGCATCAGGAATCTGTGCGGGCCTGA
- a CDS encoding phosphoribosyltransferase family protein, whose protein sequence is MPNYSLSIGNVTREFPYVRVNANSTLPIVELVGDWELTNAIADEMVKLLPRKFDVLLTSTVSGVPLTHAIAERIKKPYAAARKRRRTYMQDPLIQAVDSMTLGVNETLWLDQRQAEKLKGKKVVVIGDVVVTGSTQVALAKLTERAGGEVVAYVAAFKQGNPSIEVQAAVELPS, encoded by the coding sequence ATGCCCAACTACTCCCTGAGCATCGGGAATGTCACCCGAGAATTTCCCTATGTCCGTGTCAATGCCAACTCCACCCTTCCCATTGTGGAACTGGTGGGTGACTGGGAACTGACCAATGCCATTGCAGATGAAATGGTCAAACTGCTTCCCAGAAAATTTGATGTGCTGCTGACCAGCACCGTCAGTGGGGTGCCCCTCACCCATGCCATTGCAGAACGCATCAAGAAACCCTACGCTGCAGCCCGCAAACGCCGCCGCACTTACATGCAAGACCCCCTGATCCAGGCTGTGGACAGCATGACCCTGGGGGTCAATGAAACCCTCTGGCTGGACCAGCGCCAGGCCGAAAAACTGAAAGGCAAAAAAGTGGTGGTGATCGGGGATGTGGTGGTGACAGGCAGCACCCAGGTGGCCCTGGCCAAACTGACCGAACGGGCCGGAGGAGAAGTGGTGGCTTACGTGGCTGCCTTCAAACAGGGAAACCCTTCCATTGAAGTGCAGGCCGCAGTAGAACTTCCTTCCTGA
- a CDS encoding DUF3291 domain-containing protein, translated as MQLAQVNIGRLLAPIDSPQLAGFVSRLDEINALAESTPGFVWRLTGEGNDATSLRPYEDEMIIVNMSVWSDLESLKNYTYKSDHVQVMKDRKQWFEHMKEAYMVLWWIEDNHLPTVFEARDRLEHLRKHGPTPQAFTFRQNFSAEEARAATAETPLIGG; from the coding sequence ATGCAACTCGCCCAGGTGAACATTGGCCGTTTGCTGGCCCCCATTGACAGCCCACAACTTGCTGGTTTTGTTTCCAGACTCGATGAAATCAATGCCCTTGCAGAAAGCACCCCGGGCTTTGTCTGGCGGCTGACCGGAGAGGGCAACGACGCCACCAGCCTGCGCCCTTACGAAGACGAGATGATCATTGTGAACATGAGCGTCTGGAGCGACCTGGAATCCCTGAAAAACTACACGTACAAAAGCGACCACGTGCAGGTCATGAAAGACCGCAAGCAGTGGTTCGAGCACATGAAAGAAGCTTACATGGTGCTCTGGTGGATCGAAGACAATCATCTTCCCACAGTTTTTGAAGCCAGAGACCGTCTGGAACACCTCAGAAAACACGGCCCCACCCCCCAGGCTTTCACCTTCAGACAGAATTTCTCCGCTGAAGAGGCCCGTGCTGCAACAGCAGAAACCCCCCTGATCGGGGGGTGA
- a CDS encoding glutamate-5-semialdehyde dehydrogenase, translating into MLKELFSQARIASRTLAQANRNQALNAIKKHLALHTPEILKENRLDVENERQKGTSAALVDRLTLTEKRMEGMLEAIDQVVALPDPVGRVLEGWRHPQGMQMEKVTVPFGVIGMIYESRPNVTVDAAILCLKAGSAVILRGSSNALNSNRALVKAMRAGLKEAGLNENAISLIDSTDRSSVTELLTARGLVDLVIPRGGAGLINHVVQNAKVPVIETGVGNCHLYVHRDADLGSALKILMNGKTQRPGVCNALETLLIDQEIASAFVPVAVKALRDAGVEVRGDEDTQMYAPGVVPATAEDWDTEFLDLILAVKVVKGLDAAIEHINTHGSQHSEAIVTSSLKTAEQFQNRVDAAAVYVNASTRFTDGFEFGFGAEIGISTQKMHARGPMGLREMVTVQYRIRGEGQIR; encoded by the coding sequence ATGCTCAAGGAGCTCTTCTCTCAGGCCCGCATCGCAAGCCGCACCCTGGCCCAGGCGAACCGCAATCAGGCTTTAAATGCCATCAAAAAACACCTTGCCCTCCACACCCCTGAAATCCTCAAAGAGAACAGGCTGGATGTGGAAAACGAACGCCAGAAAGGCACCAGTGCCGCGCTGGTGGACCGCCTCACCCTCACCGAAAAACGCATGGAAGGCATGCTGGAAGCCATCGATCAGGTGGTGGCCTTGCCTGACCCGGTGGGCCGCGTGCTGGAAGGCTGGAGACACCCCCAGGGCATGCAGATGGAGAAAGTCACCGTGCCTTTCGGGGTGATCGGGATGATTTACGAATCCCGGCCCAATGTCACTGTAGATGCGGCCATCCTCTGCCTGAAAGCCGGAAGTGCAGTGATCCTGCGCGGCAGCAGCAATGCCCTGAACTCCAACCGTGCCCTGGTCAAAGCCATGCGTGCTGGCCTGAAAGAAGCGGGCCTCAACGAGAACGCGATTTCCCTGATTGACTCCACAGACCGATCCAGCGTGACCGAACTGCTGACCGCCCGTGGTCTGGTGGATCTGGTGATTCCCCGTGGAGGCGCAGGCCTGATCAACCACGTGGTGCAAAACGCCAAAGTGCCCGTGATTGAAACCGGGGTGGGAAACTGTCACCTGTACGTGCACCGGGACGCAGACCTGGGCAGTGCCTTGAAGATCCTGATGAATGGCAAAACCCAGCGTCCTGGCGTATGCAATGCCCTGGAAACCCTGCTGATCGACCAGGAGATTGCCAGTGCCTTCGTGCCTGTGGCGGTCAAAGCCCTCAGGGATGCAGGCGTGGAAGTGCGCGGGGATGAGGACACCCAGATGTACGCTCCTGGCGTGGTTCCTGCCACTGCAGAAGACTGGGACACCGAATTTCTGGATCTGATCCTCGCGGTCAAGGTGGTGAAAGGGCTGGATGCAGCCATAGAGCACATCAACACCCACGGATCTCAGCACAGTGAGGCCATTGTCACCAGCAGCCTGAAAACCGCAGAACAATTCCAGAACAGGGTGGATGCCGCTGCTGTTTATGTGAACGCCTCCACACGCTTCACAGATGGCTTTGAATTTGGGTTTGGGGCGGAAATTGGGATTTCCACCCAGAAAATGCACGCCCGTGGTCCCATGGGACTGCGTGAAATGGTGACGGTGCAGTACCGCATTCGGGGTGAGGGGCAGATCCGATGA
- a CDS encoding CarD family transcriptional regulator, with the protein MKKYLYNTGDRVVLPPYGVGVVSGISTKCVANATCSYYQVEFPNGTSKAYVPVESAANLRPALNEQDVPEILNRLTQGRYALPRQWSARHRKVTDILATGNPFEIATLAAELRRWNVERGLPDLDRQAFRKALKLIGQEISELATDGVETIRDIIQEELQNDAN; encoded by the coding sequence GTGAAAAAGTACCTTTACAATACAGGTGACCGCGTCGTGCTGCCCCCCTACGGTGTTGGAGTGGTCAGCGGCATCTCCACCAAGTGTGTTGCCAACGCCACCTGCTCCTACTACCAGGTGGAATTCCCCAACGGAACCTCCAAGGCTTACGTGCCCGTCGAGTCTGCCGCCAACCTGCGCCCCGCCCTCAATGAGCAGGATGTTCCCGAGATCCTCAACCGCCTGACCCAGGGCCGCTACGCCCTGCCCCGTCAATGGTCTGCCCGCCACCGCAAGGTGACCGACATTCTGGCCACCGGCAACCCCTTCGAAATCGCCACCCTGGCCGCAGAACTGCGCCGCTGGAATGTGGAACGCGGCCTGCCTGATCTGGACCGCCAGGCCTTCCGCAAAGCCCTGAAACTGATCGGACAGGAAATCTCCGAGCTGGCCACCGATGGCGTGGAAACCATCCGTGACATCATTCAGGAAGAACTGCAAAACGACGCCAACTGA
- a CDS encoding response regulator transcription factor, giving the protein MQRILTIDDDPSLRSFLRRGLTYEGFQVQVAASGDEGLKLIRQQAPNLVILDVMMPGMDGFQVLRELRGSHPKLPVIMLTAKDEEGSQVQGLNEGADDYVVKPISLDVLLARIRAVLRRQGLQVSQVLKFQDLTMDLQSFSVKRVDRTVPLTNLEFKLLQEFMEQPERVMSKSYLLSRVWGNHSTADLNLVEVYIKQLRQKLEANGEQRLIHTIRHVGYVMRTV; this is encoded by the coding sequence ATGCAACGAATACTCACCATTGACGACGACCCGAGTTTGAGAAGCTTCCTGCGTCGCGGTCTAACTTACGAAGGTTTTCAGGTGCAGGTGGCCGCCTCTGGCGACGAAGGCCTCAAACTGATCCGCCAGCAGGCCCCCAACCTGGTGATTCTGGACGTGATGATGCCCGGCATGGACGGCTTTCAGGTGCTGCGTGAACTCAGGGGCTCCCACCCCAAACTTCCCGTGATCATGCTGACCGCCAAAGACGAAGAAGGCTCCCAGGTGCAGGGCCTCAATGAAGGCGCAGACGATTATGTGGTCAAACCCATCAGCCTGGATGTGCTGCTGGCCCGCATCCGCGCAGTGCTGCGCAGACAGGGACTGCAGGTTTCACAGGTGCTGAAATTCCAGGACCTCACCATGGACCTGCAATCGTTCAGCGTCAAACGCGTGGACCGCACCGTTCCCCTCACCAACCTGGAATTCAAATTGCTGCAGGAGTTCATGGAGCAACCCGAACGGGTGATGAGCAAGAGCTACCTGCTCTCCCGGGTGTGGGGCAACCACAGCACCGCAGACCTGAACCTGGTCGAGGTCTACATCAAGCAACTCAGGCAGAAACTGGAAGCCAACGGCGAACAGCGCCTGATCCACACCATCCGTCACGTTGGCTACGTGATGCGCACCGTCTGA
- a CDS encoding SPFH domain-containing protein: MESRENRLISLPGGLMFLVNLAIFGFGIYCFAQENRDFALWGLLLMVLGFFVLFGNYIVQPNQAVVATLFGRYVGTNRVNGWYWTNPFTSRKSISLRIRNFNSERLKVNDLQGNPIEIAAVIVWRVVESARASFDVENYKDFVAIQSETALRHLASRYPYDDHDAAGLSLRGNADEVVKTLTDELQARLAAAGVEILEARLSHLAYSPEIAQAMLQRQQASAILAARQIIVEGAVGMVQMALQKLSEQQIVELDEERKAQMVSNLLVVLTSERSTQPVINAGSLY, from the coding sequence ATGGAAAGCAGAGAAAACCGTTTGATCAGCCTGCCCGGAGGCCTGATGTTTCTGGTCAACCTGGCCATTTTTGGGTTCGGCATTTATTGTTTCGCGCAGGAAAACAGGGATTTCGCCTTGTGGGGACTGCTGCTGATGGTGCTGGGCTTTTTCGTGCTGTTCGGGAATTACATTGTGCAGCCCAACCAGGCAGTGGTGGCCACCCTGTTTGGCCGTTACGTGGGCACCAACCGGGTGAACGGGTGGTACTGGACCAACCCCTTCACCAGCCGCAAAAGCATCTCTCTGCGGATCCGCAACTTCAACAGCGAGCGCCTGAAAGTCAACGATCTGCAGGGCAACCCCATTGAAATTGCTGCTGTGATTGTCTGGCGGGTGGTGGAATCTGCCCGGGCCAGCTTCGATGTGGAAAACTACAAGGATTTCGTGGCCATCCAGAGCGAAACCGCCCTGCGCCATCTGGCTTCCCGCTACCCTTACGATGACCACGATGCTGCAGGCCTGTCTTTGAGGGGCAATGCAGACGAAGTGGTCAAAACCCTCACAGATGAGCTGCAAGCCCGTCTGGCAGCTGCTGGAGTGGAAATTCTGGAAGCCCGCCTCTCCCACCTGGCCTATTCACCTGAAATTGCCCAGGCCATGCTGCAACGCCAGCAGGCCAGTGCCATTCTGGCCGCCCGCCAGATCATTGTGGAAGGTGCAGTGGGCATGGTGCAAATGGCCCTGCAGAAACTGTCTGAGCAGCAAATTGTGGAGCTTGATGAAGAACGCAAAGCCCAGATGGTCTCCAACCTGCTGGTGGTGCTCACCTCCGAGCGCAGCACCCAGCCTGTCATCAACGCTGGAAGCCTGTATTGA
- a CDS encoding menaquinone biosynthesis family protein encodes MGSMLELGYSFCPNDTFIFYALTHGRIHTPQPVQEVLEDVETLNQWALQSRLQITKISYRAYAEVRDQYVALRAGGALGRGVGPLIVSKTALQNLNGKTIASPGALTTAESLLKLYAPEARIVRKRYDQIMPAVQSGEIDAGLIIHESRFTYPDYGLQKHLDLGAWWEEKTGLPLPLGAILVRRDLPLDLQKQLNQAVRSSLEYAYVHPQEPRAYIRQHALEMSDQVMQAHIDLYVNPFSLDVGEDGEKAVRELFGRLEKAGIIQKSDLPLFVG; translated from the coding sequence ATGGGCTCCATGCTTGAGCTTGGTTACAGTTTCTGTCCCAATGACACTTTCATCTTCTATGCCCTGACCCACGGCAGAATTCACACCCCCCAGCCTGTGCAGGAAGTGCTGGAGGATGTGGAGACCCTCAACCAGTGGGCCCTGCAAAGCAGATTGCAGATCACCAAAATCAGTTATCGGGCCTATGCAGAGGTGCGTGACCAGTACGTGGCCCTGCGTGCTGGAGGAGCACTGGGACGGGGGGTTGGCCCCTTGATTGTCAGCAAAACGGCCCTGCAAAACCTGAACGGCAAAACCATCGCCTCTCCGGGAGCCCTCACCACAGCAGAAAGCCTGCTGAAACTTTACGCCCCGGAAGCCCGCATCGTGCGCAAAAGGTACGACCAGATCATGCCTGCAGTGCAATCGGGCGAGATTGATGCTGGCCTGATCATCCATGAGAGCCGTTTCACCTATCCGGATTACGGCCTGCAAAAACACCTGGACCTGGGCGCATGGTGGGAGGAGAAAACCGGTCTTCCCCTCCCCCTCGGAGCCATTCTGGTGCGTCGGGATCTGCCACTGGACCTTCAAAAGCAGCTCAATCAGGCGGTGCGCAGCAGTCTGGAATACGCCTATGTCCATCCCCAGGAACCCAGAGCCTACATCCGGCAACACGCCCTGGAAATGAGCGATCAGGTGATGCAGGCCCACATTGATCTGTACGTCAATCCTTTTTCGCTGGATGTGGGCGAAGATGGAGAAAAAGCCGTGCGTGAACTGTTTGGCAGACTGGAAAAGGCGGGGATCATTCAGAAGTCGGATTTGCCGTTGTTCGTGGGGTAG
- a CDS encoding M48 family metallopeptidase: MNQTLLSRALLALVLMIGFYVLALGLGIFLLGLPVFVTLWSHSFHIGLIKLYLLSFIGGGIIIWSILPRFERFQAPGLKLNLDQHPPLKKVLQDLSQKTGQNMPDEVYLIFENNAWVQENIGFFGLFRKRRMAIGLPLMHMLSEQEFRAVLAHEYGHYHGGDTRLGAFIYQTRAALFRTVQNMSDNFIGKIFIAYGNMYLKLTHGISRQQEYQADRFAAQHTSPSTMTAALQKVGHLGGSFDHYWSSEVVPVLNSGYKPPIMHGYYAYLDVEKIQQLWKNHYEESNEQEHALQTHPSMQKRIEALSKLKIQGQHQQGQSAISLLTAPETQELQLLKFLGGQEAFSKLKDIDWNTVGERVWVPFWREFSEPHRHLLSNQTLEQIAFQLLDDARRFRLFESMRHPRAPQDDTYPWLVVRFLIAVGLFNTGWHIDARPGESVHFTKGELLLHPLDDLIDMQTGEKRGVWLENLRKMGMQDAILF, from the coding sequence ATGAATCAAACCCTGCTTTCTCGTGCCTTGTTGGCGCTGGTATTGATGATTGGTTTTTATGTGCTTGCCCTGGGCCTTGGCATTTTTTTGCTGGGTTTGCCTGTATTCGTGACCCTGTGGTCCCATTCTTTTCACATCGGTCTGATCAAACTTTACCTCCTGTCTTTCATTGGAGGAGGCATCATCATCTGGAGCATTCTGCCCAGATTTGAACGCTTCCAGGCTCCGGGTCTGAAATTGAATCTGGACCAGCACCCTCCCTTGAAGAAGGTGCTGCAGGACCTCAGCCAGAAAACCGGCCAGAACATGCCTGACGAGGTGTACCTGATTTTTGAAAACAATGCCTGGGTGCAAGAAAACATCGGCTTTTTTGGGCTGTTTCGCAAGCGCCGCATGGCCATCGGTCTGCCCCTGATGCACATGCTGAGTGAACAGGAATTTCGGGCTGTGCTGGCCCATGAATATGGCCACTACCATGGGGGAGACACCCGTCTGGGGGCCTTTATTTACCAGACCCGTGCAGCCCTCTTCCGCACCGTGCAGAACATGTCTGACAACTTCATTGGCAAGATTTTCATTGCTTACGGCAACATGTACCTGAAGCTCACCCACGGCATTTCCAGACAGCAGGAGTATCAGGCAGACCGTTTTGCCGCCCAGCACACCAGTCCCAGCACCATGACCGCAGCCCTGCAAAAGGTGGGCCACCTGGGAGGCAGCTTTGACCACTACTGGAGCAGCGAAGTGGTGCCCGTGCTGAACTCTGGTTACAAACCTCCCATCATGCATGGGTATTATGCTTACCTGGACGTTGAAAAAATCCAGCAGCTCTGGAAAAACCACTACGAAGAGAGCAACGAACAGGAACACGCCCTGCAAACCCACCCCAGCATGCAAAAACGCATTGAAGCCCTGAGCAAACTGAAAATTCAGGGACAGCATCAGCAGGGCCAGAGTGCCATCTCCCTGCTGACGGCACCCGAAACCCAGGAGCTGCAATTGCTGAAATTTCTGGGTGGTCAGGAGGCCTTCAGCAAACTGAAGGACATTGACTGGAACACCGTGGGAGAACGGGTGTGGGTGCCGTTCTGGCGGGAATTCAGCGAACCCCACCGCCACCTGCTGTCAAACCAGACCCTGGAACAGATTGCTTTCCAGCTTCTGGACGATGCCAGACGCTTCAGGCTCTTTGAAAGCATGCGTCATCCCAGGGCCCCCCAGGACGACACCTACCCCTGGCTGGTGGTGCGTTTTCTGATCGCGGTGGGTCTGTTCAACACCGGCTGGCACATCGACGCACGCCCCGGAGAAAGCGTGCATTTCACAAAAGGAGAACTGCTGCTGCACCCCCTCGATGACCTGATCGACATGCAGACCGGAGAAAAGCGGGGCGTGTGGCTGGAAAACCTCAGGAAAATGGGGATGCAGGACGCCATTCTGTTCTGA
- a CDS encoding Arc family DNA-binding protein, whose protein sequence is MGRKNFPLRIQLELFDVLERWASDEFRSVNSQIEYLLMEAARKSGRLKLKGSKETKESFDLEDETS, encoded by the coding sequence TTGGGCCGCAAGAATTTCCCTCTGCGCATCCAACTTGAGCTTTTCGATGTGCTGGAGCGCTGGGCCAGCGATGAGTTTCGCAGTGTCAACAGCCAGATCGAGTACCTCTTGATGGAAGCTGCCCGCAAATCGGGTCGTCTGAAACTTAAGGGTTCTAAAGAAACCAAAGAATCTTTTGATCTTGAAGATGAGACATCCTGA
- the proB gene encoding glutamate 5-kinase: MKRRIVLKIGSSSLTDEAGRIEPERLQAIADAFLALDAEVCLVSSGAVAAGCGLLNVPRPRTLPEKQALAAVGQAALMQEWAKVFAPRAVAQILLSAGDIQDRKRFVNAKHALEAAFKLGVVPIINENDTVATQELRLGDNDTLSAWVAYLCEATELILLTDVEGLYTANPRVDPTAQRLSLVENVAEVLHLAGGAGSSRGTGGMQTKLKAAQIASEAGIDTLIVGGGGAGLKAFFGGADTGTRIKAQKHTARRGWILHQPSKGSLYVDAGAEKALRSGKSLLPRGITGLAGEFQYGEIVRLEGEHGPIGQGIVNYAAHEVQRIFRRHTEEIEEILGYKDFDEVVHRNHLALY; the protein is encoded by the coding sequence ATGAAACGCAGAATCGTCCTGAAAATTGGCTCCAGCAGCCTCACGGACGAAGCTGGACGCATTGAACCTGAACGGCTGCAGGCCATAGCAGATGCTTTTCTTGCCCTGGACGCAGAAGTTTGCCTGGTGTCTTCCGGGGCCGTGGCTGCCGGGTGTGGCCTCTTGAATGTCCCCAGACCCCGCACCCTTCCCGAAAAACAGGCGCTGGCTGCGGTGGGTCAGGCGGCCCTGATGCAGGAATGGGCCAAAGTCTTTGCTCCCAGAGCGGTGGCCCAGATCCTGTTGAGTGCGGGAGACATCCAGGACCGCAAGCGCTTTGTGAACGCCAAACACGCGCTGGAAGCGGCTTTCAAACTCGGGGTGGTCCCCATCATCAATGAGAATGACACAGTGGCCACGCAGGAATTGCGCCTCGGAGACAACGACACCCTCAGTGCCTGGGTGGCCTACCTGTGTGAAGCCACTGAACTGATCCTGCTCACCGATGTGGAAGGCCTTTACACCGCCAACCCACGCGTGGACCCCACCGCCCAGAGGTTGTCTCTGGTGGAAAACGTGGCCGAAGTGCTGCATCTGGCAGGTGGAGCAGGCTCCTCCAGAGGCACCGGAGGCATGCAAACCAAGCTCAAAGCCGCCCAGATCGCCTCAGAAGCCGGAATTGACACCCTGATTGTTGGGGGTGGAGGGGCAGGTTTGAAAGCCTTCTTTGGGGGCGCAGACACCGGAACCCGCATCAAAGCCCAGAAACACACCGCACGCAGAGGCTGGATTCTGCACCAGCCCAGCAAAGGTTCCCTCTACGTGGACGCTGGAGCAGAAAAAGCCCTGAGAAGCGGCAAGAGCCTGTTGCCCAGAGGCATCACCGGACTGGCCGGAGAATTCCAGTACGGAGAAATCGTGCGTCTAGAAGGCGAACACGGCCCCATCGGGCAGGGCATTGTGAATTACGCCGCCCATGAAGTCCAGCGCATCTTCAGACGCCACACCGAAGAAATCGAAGAAATCCTGGGGTACAAGGATTTTGATGAGGTGGTGCACCGGAACCATCTGGCGCTTTATTGA
- a CDS encoding GlsB/YeaQ/YmgE family stress response membrane protein, whose protein sequence is MDWIIAILVGALIGWLASLVMRTDAQQGAIANILVGIIGAALGRWIFADVLHIGGATTAGAFSLAGIFWGILGAVILIWVLRALRVFR, encoded by the coding sequence ATGGATTGGATCATTGCTATTTTGGTAGGTGCCCTGATTGGCTGGCTGGCAAGCCTCGTGATGCGGACCGACGCCCAGCAGGGCGCGATTGCCAACATTCTGGTGGGGATCATCGGTGCTGCACTGGGACGCTGGATTTTCGCTGACGTGCTGCACATCGGTGGAGCCACCACTGCTGGTGCTTTCTCCCTGGCCGGGATTTTCTGGGGCATTCTGGGCGCTGTGATCCTGATCTGGGTCCTGCGTGCCCTGCGCGTCTTTAGATAA